A region of Streptomyces sp. NBC_01264 DNA encodes the following proteins:
- a CDS encoding CapA family protein, producing MTARTRHALALLTVVALSAVAGCSAGGDSASARLGGSRTAPAPSGAPGSTTAPAGKGFTLVASGDVLPHESVIRRAASDADGDGHDFRPMFSAVKPIVSAADLALCHMETIYGPEGGPFTGYPAFQSPPEVADGLKDAGYDGCSTASNHTLDAGADGLKRTLDRFDKVGLKHAGSARTAAEAGTVTLYAAGSAKVAHLAYTYDTNGYPMPEGRPWAVNLMEQKKIIADSRAARKAGADVVLVSLHWGTEWQTEPDEKQLALGKALTASQTGGRPDVDMILGTHAHIPQAYEKVNGTWIVYGMGDQVAGEMFNYDGARDMRGNYGSIGRFTFAPPAASGQRWQVTKAEFVPQMMDLGTGRVVNLPAALAQSPGRESAREYEEARDEITEAVLSRGAAKDGLTEAK from the coding sequence ATGACCGCGCGCACCCGCCACGCCCTCGCACTCCTGACCGTCGTGGCGCTGTCGGCCGTAGCCGGCTGCTCCGCCGGCGGGGACTCCGCGTCGGCCCGTCTCGGCGGCTCCCGGACCGCCCCGGCACCCTCCGGCGCTCCCGGCTCGACCACGGCCCCCGCCGGGAAGGGGTTCACCCTGGTCGCGAGCGGCGACGTACTGCCCCACGAGTCGGTCATCCGGCGGGCCGCCTCCGACGCGGACGGCGACGGCCACGACTTCCGGCCGATGTTCTCCGCGGTCAAGCCGATCGTCTCGGCGGCCGACCTGGCCCTCTGCCACATGGAGACCATCTACGGTCCGGAGGGCGGCCCGTTCACCGGCTACCCCGCCTTCCAGTCCCCGCCCGAGGTCGCCGACGGCCTCAAGGACGCCGGGTACGACGGCTGTTCCACCGCCTCGAACCACACCCTCGACGCGGGCGCGGACGGGCTGAAGCGCACCCTCGACCGCTTCGACAAGGTCGGTCTGAAGCACGCGGGTTCGGCCCGTACGGCGGCCGAGGCGGGCACCGTGACCCTGTACGCCGCGGGCTCCGCGAAGGTCGCGCACCTCGCGTACACGTACGACACCAACGGCTACCCGATGCCCGAGGGCCGGCCCTGGGCGGTCAACCTGATGGAGCAGAAGAAGATCATCGCGGACTCCCGGGCGGCCCGGAAGGCGGGCGCCGACGTGGTCCTGGTCAGCCTCCACTGGGGCACGGAATGGCAGACCGAGCCGGACGAGAAGCAGCTCGCGCTCGGCAAGGCGCTGACCGCCTCGCAGACCGGCGGCCGCCCCGACGTGGACATGATCCTCGGCACGCACGCCCACATCCCGCAGGCGTACGAGAAGGTCAACGGGACCTGGATCGTCTACGGCATGGGCGACCAGGTCGCCGGCGAGATGTTCAACTACGACGGAGCCCGCGACATGCGCGGGAACTACGGCTCCATCGGCCGCTTCACCTTCGCCCCGCCGGCCGCCTCCGGGCAGCGCTGGCAGGTCACCAAGGCCGAGTTCGTCCCGCAGATGATGGACCTCGGAACGGGCCGGGTCGTCAACCTCCCGGCCGCCCTCGCCCAGTCGCCCGGCCGCGAGTCCGCCCGGGAATACGAGGAGGCGCGCGACGAGATCACCGAGGCCGTCCTCAGCCGCGGCGCGGCCAAGGACGGGCTGACGGAGGCGAAGTAG